In the genome of Corvus cornix cornix isolate S_Up_H32 chromosome 7, ASM73873v5, whole genome shotgun sequence, the window GGTGTCCCAGGGCCCTTTGTGACACGTGCTGACATCGGGGCTGGCGGCGACGCGGCCACGCCACAGTGCTCGGAGCACGCGACGGGACAGGACGGGACAGAGCGGTGCCGTGAGGAGCCCCCGCACAGCGCACGCTTTCCTTGCTGACCCGGAGCTTTTCCGAAGCGTTATTCCTGCAGGTGACCTCGAGGCCAGACCACGGGACTTGGTGACCTGTGGCCTTCCCGAGGCTTCTCTGCAGGTGCCCTCGAGGGCAGACCGTGGGATTTGGTGCCCCAGAGCTTTTCTGAGGCACCTCCCATCCCTGTGGCCGGTGCCCTCGAGGCAAGACCGTTGGCTTTGCTGACCACTATCCTTGACGAGGAGTCTCCTGTCATTGTAGCAGGAGCCCTCGAGACCAGAGGGCAGGACTTGCTGTCCTGTGGCATTCCCAAAACTTCTGTCTTGCGGGTGCCTTCAAGGCACGACTGCGGAACATGATGAGTCAGAGCTCTTCTGAGATCTCTCTCCAGGAAGTCACCTTAAATCCCATTGGTGACATGGAGCAGAGACCCCCGATCGTGCCCAAGCTGGCctgggtggaggaggaggaagaaggccctggagctgccccagaAGAGCAGCCTGCAGAGGTGGAGCAGTTCCAGCTGCCGCAGGAGGGtgagtggcagagctgggccacagggctgctgcctgcagacagCTTGGcccaatcccatcccatcacGTCCCATCCCCTGGGAACATGCCCATGGACAGGACAgaagaggggctgcagcagccgtGCTCCATCCCCTGGCTATCCTGGAGCTGTCCCTGTCTGGGCAGCGCAGGGCTGGGCTGCGTTCTCCggcctctcctgcagcccctcagctctggctgcGCTCGCTCTTTGCCAGATGCAGCCCTGGACCGAACACAAGAGCAGAACGGTGCCCACGGCCGCTTCCGCAGAGCAGCGCAGGTACCTGCAGCCATCCCCACCTGGGCTGGGCCTGCTGTCGCTGCTCAGCCGAGCACCGCCCTTGGAGCACCCCATGGAacatccctctcctccctgtccTTTGTTCTCCTGCTGGTGACTTGCAAATTCATCGAGTGCGTTTGGCAGGAAGAGACCAGCATCATGGGCACTGGGTCCATGGAAAACTGTGACGTCTACAGCACCGACACCAGTGCTGCCATGCTGGATTTGCTTGTGCAGAGGAGTGTCTCTGTTGCAAAGCAAGTAAGCAGCCTGTGGCCATGATTCTTTTCCCCCAGGAATGGTTTGGCCCCCCAAGCTGTGCCCGCTGGTCACTCACTGCAAGCCTTTGTGTCCATCGCAGTGTAGTGGGAAGGGCAGCACTTCTCTGGGGAAGCCGGGGACATTACTCCCTCTGGCAGCTTTCCAACTCTCCCCGTGCCTTCTCCAGGTGCCCgccatggtcagggacatcCACCAGTGGCTCATGGCCAATGAGTCTGATGAGCAGAGTCTGGACAggaccctgctggagctggctgaggCACACCCAGCCGATGTGGGGATAACTCTGCTGCGTGTGGCCCCATCATGTGACAGGTATGGGGCCCACCTGCCCACAGGGCTCACCAGCCCATCACCCTGCGGAGCCTGTCCCAGGTGTCTGACAAACAGAGAGTCCAGGGCCCTCTGGCTCCTccatttcccagccctggcatGTCAGCCCCGGAGCCTGCTTCCATGCTCCCTCCCTCAGGCTCCCTCAGGGGCCAGTTCCTACAGGGATGGGCTGCCTGGGTGCTGCCGGCAAGGGGCGGTGGGCTGGTGGCTGAGACTCCCTTGACACAGAATGcttgccctgcagagctgctacGACCGTGTGGAAGACCATCATGTCCTCGCCCGTAACTGCGGAgccggtgctgctgctgctcctcgaTGTGCTGGGGAGCTGGCCAGAGCACAGCACACGCACCTCCGACGGGGACAACACAGATGTCTTTGCCCTGGCTGTGAGTTTCTGGAACCGGCTTTTGCTCGCCCCCAGGTCgccgctccagcagctccccatcctCCTTCGCCCACTGCGTCTCCCTGCCTCAGGCGCTGGGCTGAAACCTGGGCTAGGGGCAGGTTCAGGGACACCAGGCCCGGTGCTCCCCCTGCGTCTCCCCTGGCCTCCCCTTCCACGCTCGGGCCCTGCCACATGGACGCCTCAGCAGTGAGCGCTGTCTTGAGGTGGTTTGTCCTTTGCAGGCAACTGTGGTGACGTGGAAGATCCTCCAGGTGTCCTGTTGCCCACGTGTAGTGACACCCAGggtgttttttccccacctctttGTGCATCTGCTCTCCCAAGTGTTCTTCAGTACAGTGGAGATGACAGAGAAGGTCGATAACTTGTGGAGACTATGCCAGGAGGAACACGACCTTCCCACCGAGCCCAGCAGGTGCTCCATGCCAgtcctcctgtccctgccatgtccccagggcaggagccagTGCCCACAACATGACCTGGGCTTTGCTCTGCACACAGGTTTGCAGTGCAGACCTTGAAGGTTCTGCTCTGCCGACTGGAGTATGAGCATGTGGTGGTGGCAGTGCAATGCAAGCGtggctgggatgtgctgctctgtgctgacacCCACCCCTATGCAGTGGCTCTGCTGGCCAGGTGAGAGCCCCTACTCCCCGCTGCCCCGACATTTGTGCCCTTTGCCCGGGGTGCCCCCCACAGTCCCCGTGGTCGTGGGCCAGAGGGTCTCGTCACTGAGGGACGGCTGAGCTGACCAGGAAAGGCCGGGAGAGGAGGGTGCCCAGGAGCAGCCGCCTTCCAGAGGGCCCAAGTCCCCTGGCAGGGTGGTGGGGAAAGAAAGACGAGACCTCTGTGAGTCAGTCCTGGGAGAGGTTTCCCCCCCAGCTCAGGCTCTTGGTTCCTTTTTCCACTTGCAGGGAGATGCACTGTGCATCCATACCCTTTTGTTCCCGGATCGCACACCACCTCCTtgagctgctcagcagggtGGAGCCAAAGTGGGATCTGCCTGCCCTGGCGTTCCTTGTGGAGGTGAGACTGACGGCCAGCGCTGCCTCGCtgagctgcctcccagctctctgccctcTCGCAGCCGCAGCTGCCTGGGACGGTGCCCACGCCCTGCGCTGCTGCCTGGGCCCAGCCCTGGGCGGTTCTGGGCTCCTGCTGGCCGGCTCccctgtcactgccctgtgtctTTCAGGTGCTCAAGTGCCTGGACTTGAGGGAATGTGGTGGCAGTGTTGTGGAGATCTCATCAAAATACCTGCAGAGCGAGCGCAGACAGA includes:
- the LOC104694590 gene encoding uncharacterized protein LOC104694590 isoform X1; translation: MMSQSSSEISLQEVTLNPIGDMEQRPPIVPKLAWVEEEEEGPGAAPEEQPAEVEQFQLPQEDAALDRTQEQNGAHGRFRRAAQVPAAIPTWAGPAVAAQPSTALGAPHGTSLSSLSFVLLLVTCKFIECVWQEETSIMGTGSMENCDVYSTDTSAAMLDLLVQRSVSVAKQVPAMVRDIHQWLMANESDEQSLDRTLLELAEAHPADVGITLLRVAPSCDRAATTVWKTIMSSPVTAEPVLLLLLDVLGSWPEHSTRTSDGDNTDVFALAATVVTWKILQVSCCPRVVTPRVFFPHLFVHLLSQVFFSTVEMTEKVDNLWRLCQEEHDLPTEPSRFAVQTLKVLLCRLEYEHVVVAVQCKRGWDVLLCADTHPYAVALLAREMHCASIPFCSRIAHHLLELLSRVEPKWDLPALAFLVEVLKCLDLRECGGSVVEISSKYLQSERRQMRRLALRALLVLRDDPSMAERTWSLTESLVKLLRENASDVVGMSIIVLSSLLTYNGAPIPHPIALQLAEALLPLFDNDDSQVQLLSMSVFRTLMSLVAEEGEKPLKTQVCRSLVPLFFHCHDENRHVAWASQGTLLCVAKFLKRKDFEKPLKKKQQLWKFAECLLAEDRSRAARHLYQAINYVDSPQESLREAAVGFIEIAARRLRRQSSDFRFIWLALEHMRRDVSPAIRSLALQTLFALGIADTGPYPLVQRLQDQLHRAWETRPRLPGLGCLRFWSSCVEVIWEALSAGPT
- the LOC104694590 gene encoding uncharacterized protein LOC104694590 isoform X2, producing the protein MMSQSSSEISLQEVTLNPIGDMEQRPPIVPKLAWVEEEEEGPGAAPEEQPAEVEQFQLPQEDAALDRTQEQNGAHGRFRRAAQEETSIMGTGSMENCDVYSTDTSAAMLDLLVQRSVSVAKQVPAMVRDIHQWLMANESDEQSLDRTLLELAEAHPADVGITLLRVAPSCDRAATTVWKTIMSSPVTAEPVLLLLLDVLGSWPEHSTRTSDGDNTDVFALAATVVTWKILQVSCCPRVVTPRVFFPHLFVHLLSQVFFSTVEMTEKVDNLWRLCQEEHDLPTEPSRFAVQTLKVLLCRLEYEHVVVAVQCKRGWDVLLCADTHPYAVALLAREMHCASIPFCSRIAHHLLELLSRVEPKWDLPALAFLVEVLKCLDLRECGGSVVEISSKYLQSERRQMRRLALRALLVLRDDPSMAERTWSLTESLVKLLRENASDVVGMSIIVLSSLLTYNGAPIPHPIALQLAEALLPLFDNDDSQVQLLSMSVFRTLMSLVAEEGEKPLKTQVCRSLVPLFFHCHDENRHVAWASQGTLLCVAKFLKRKDFEKPLKKKQQLWKFAECLLAEDRSRAARHLYQAINYVDSPQESLREAAVGFIEIAARRLRRQSSDFRFIWLALEHMRRDVSPAIRSLALQTLFALGIADTGPYPLVQRLQDQLHRAWETRPRLPGLGCLRFWSSCVEVIWEALSAGPT